The Apus apus isolate bApuApu2 chromosome 12, bApuApu2.pri.cur, whole genome shotgun sequence genome includes the window TTCATAGTTCCTCTCTTTGAAGgtgttgttttcctctgcagtgtgATTCGTCACAGAGATGTTCGCCCATCCTACTATGGTGTGATAGATAAATTCCGTCTGCAAGTGTctgagcagagccagaggaAAGCACTAGGGAAAAAGGAGATTATTGCTACTCTGCTTCCATCTGCAACggaacaacagcaacaaaaggaagaggaggaaaaacgAATAAAAGAACACCTGGCAGAAAGTGTCTTTTTTGAGCAGACTTTGTGTCAACCAGGTACGTGAAATCTTTTACCTCTCCTGTGTTCTGAATCGGTGCTAGAAAGACTAGAAAATAGATCTAAAAATAGTTCTTGGTCTTACTTGTAAGATGTAGGGGATGATAGTGTCCAAGAATCCAAAATGTGGCTATTCTGCTTATGCTCTCTTGGTTAATCAAGACCCTTTGCTGCCCCACATTTGCATGTTGTGCCTTTAGAGTATGTTCCTCTGTCACAGCCAATGGGAACTTGTCTGCAAAAGGATGGTGGTTGGtagttattttttcccttgggCTCTTTGAAAACATATGCCTCTTCTGAGTTTCTTCCAAACCCTTAATCCTCCATTTCCCGATGAGCAGGAAATACTGCCAAAACATCTTCTGATGTGCTCCTTGTTCTGTGCCATCTTCGTTGTCTCACGAGTACAGAAAAGCACAGTTGGTAGCTGGAGACTTTGCACGTTTCATTGGTGAGGAAGTAAATCAAGTCTTGGGCAGAACCTGAGCTGATCAGTGAGACTGAAGGGGTTGGGAGAGATATAAAAAGTATCAGGTTTTCCTGGAACTGAATCTAAACTGATTCTTGACTTGACCTCTCCTGATTTatactgtaatatttttgtcactgcttcatttttcatgACAAGAGCAAAAAGCAATTCCATGATATAGATTAACTTGCTTGAGAGTGTTCCTTCTGCTAAAACCCAGTTGTTTCACTATTGATGCATAGTTTGTTGGCTGGTGAAACACCTTTTACTAAAAAATAGGTAGGAGTTAGATACAGAGTTAAAATAAACCTACAGGATCTCTGGGCTCACAGAACAGTGTTACTATGATGGTTGTTGCAGTACAGAGGGTCTGAACCATCCTGACAGTGATGCTGGTCTTGATCCAAATGCTGTTTCTCTGCTTAAAACCCTGGTTGACTGCATGACATTGCTTGCTGACAGAAGAACAACAAACAGCAGCTACAGTCTTTGCATACAACCTGCAGCCTAGGAGCAACAGATTTATGGAATGAAAACAGGGCACAGATTGCGAGTCACTCTGAGGGTAGAGAAACTTGATAAAACACTGGGTAGTTTCTCATGGGCCTGAGGAACCTGGTTGGAGGTATTCAACTCAGGTGTTGAAAGCTCTTCTTAAAGGTTACACAATGTGCCCTTGAGGAGGTTCCAGCTGTTAAACTGCAGCACAAGGACAGTTCATCTGTCGTGTGCATTTCCTTGTTCTGGTAATACTGGACTGTCAGTGGTTCACTTacagtggtgggttttttaaagtggGTTTCAAATGATACTGATTTTGTGGCACATAAACTGATTCTGGCAGGTGCAGCCCTTGAATCCTCTAAATGAAGGAGGGGAATTTTTCTGGCCCCAGCATCTGTGCTCTTGCTGATGCCAAGTCTTGTTCTGGAGGTGCGAGCAGAGCTACCTGCCTGTGCAGCTCCCTCGGGGCTGCGTTCCCAGTTAGGTACTAATCACTGCAGGAACATAGCAAGAAATGAAGTCAAGATGCATGGAGAAACCTCAAGCCTTGCTGAAACATCCAGCTGTCCcaagtgtgtatatatagcTACTGAGCCTGGCAGGCTCTGTTCCTCCAGAAGGGAGGGGCTTGGGAAGTCCTGTGAAAACAAGTTCCAACATCACAACAGGGAGCAGCCCTCTCCCCTGCTGGATGCAGAAGCTTTAGGAGGGTGGCTCTAAGAGTTGGTTTCCACTCCCTCCAAActgcaaagggagaaaaagaccTCAGGATTTTGTAGCTCCAACGTACCACAAACATTTTTGCAGAATGTTTACCACTGATATGAGGCAGATGTTCCTCACACTTGGTCCTGTcttgtctttcagaaaacagaactgcCTCGTCGGGACCTAGTTTACTAACTGTCTTCCTAGGAATCGTGTGTATTGCAGCACTAATGCTACCTACATTGGGGGAAATGGAATCCCTGGTGCCTCTCTACCTCCATTTAAGTGTGAATCAAAAGTTAGTAGCTGCTTATGTTTTAGGTAAGTAGTTCggattttgtgtttttcttgcaaCTTCTGTGATTTGGGAAACTTCTCCTGTGTTTGCCAGAGGCTTCAGGAAACCTGACAGAGACAAAGCAcctcattttgttttgcatctCCACGTGTATTGTAACTTGCAGCCTTAGGGTTTTGAGGTAAATTAGTTATTGTAAGTATTTTAGGCCAGATTTCAGTTGGTATTTAGTATATACAGGTCCCTACATGTTAATTTCACCTTCATTTGATGACTGGCCAGCTGTAGTCACCTGCCAACAAAACTGAATGGAATGTGCTGGTTCTTATTCTCATCTTGAAATTGTTCCTCCTTTGCAGAACCCAAATCTTTTCAGTTGTTCCCCTCTCCACCCCAGATGAGCTGGTGTGAAAGGCTCCATTCACAACCTTCTTGATAAGCAGTTGAAATGTGTAGAAATAAGTTGCTGTGAACCCTTCTTAAGAGACTCCACCATCCACAGCTCTTCTGATTTGTAACCTGCTCCTAAATTAGCAAGCATAGATAAGTTGCATGTTTCATTTGTTACGACTATTTTTCTATAACTATTTCAGATTTGAAGAACAGTCCCACTAAATTCTCCTGTCCCACTACCTGGCAGAAATGAGGATGTAAAAGAAACGAGCTAGGCAGCTTCAAACAGATAGCTAGAGGTGAGGTAGGGATGGGAGGAGATGCAAGTTGGTGGTGGTTCCTTGCACACTCAGCTGGCTGGCTGACTTGTGCAAGGCAGCCTGCTGGAATGGTTTGAAAACTCACTTGTTGCTCTTTGCCTGAGCTGATGGGGATGTATTTTCagagcaggaccctgcaggAATCCTTGCTTTGTTGTTATCTCTAATTTTGAAAATGACTCCAGTTTCTGCTGGTGCCAGTTGTAGCATTAGACCATTTGCCTGGACATATTTGCAACAGCTTAACCTGTTTCCAGATTCACTGTGAAGTTCCTTCAGGTTTTGATTCCTTCAGTAGTTCTAGTGTTTATGAAAAGATGATTCTTCTGTGTGCAGCTCTTGCTCATCTAGAAGTTGAGTGCTCTTGAGAAGATGGAGCCACCTTCTTCCCCCACAAAGTACAACTGGATTGTGTAGTATTTGACTGGAAAGGGAGGTGAACACCccaccagctgggctgtgtgacATTTAGGGAGTGTTTGCTTCACAGCAATGAGCTAAACTCACTGTTGCCTGGAAGTCACTCTCCAAGAGGTACAGCTGTCCTGTAGCACCTTCCAGAAGCCTCTAGATTTAGATCATCCAAGCTGAGGCCTGCAGCAGTTCTGGTAGTTGATTGTCTAAGCTCATAGACCTTAAGAAATAGCTGAACTGTAATTCCTCTTTAATGGATAAATTGCTTATTTTATGGAAGGCAACACTGCAACTCTGTTCTGTCATGCTTCTCCCTTCAAAATCTTTATAAAGTAAGTTAGTTCAATCAGTTTCTAGTGGCAGGAGAGTAAAACAATCtcagaaatgtatttatctGTGGTGAGACCTGTAGGCTTTAGGTAAACTTTCTGCAGTAAAAGGCCATGATGTTAACAGAGGAAAGCAAGCATGATTGCCCAAGAACTGATAAATTACTATTTTGATCTTACATTAGGTTGGAATTCAAGGAGCCCAAGTATTTTTCCATATGCCTCTTTGCCTTGTGCAGTTTGACTCCTGGTTAAGAACTTGCAGATTTGTACCTTTCCCTGTATCAGCACATAATTAAAGTGAACTTTTCAGTGTGTCATGAGTAGATTTATTAGCCTCACATTTCctgctttcatctgcttttaattgtttttaaccTCCATCAGAGcagttgggtttggtttttttctccctctttaaAGGTCACAACAAAGCTCCCCATGCAGGCTGACAAGGAAGCTCAACACCTCTGTCTAAAACTAGTCTTTGATCAGTTActctgcacagagcagaaacaaaacagtctTTGGAGCTTCCAGCTAATCTGCCTCACTAATGGTTCAGCACTTGGGTGaccctgcccaggagcagcccccTTGAAAACTGGGGGACTTACCTAAGTCAAAAAAAGCTCAATGTTAAGATTTTCCAGTGAGACTGAGAGTTGGTTTGGAGCATTTAGAGCTGCTGGGAAGTTTCCTCAGGAGAGAGACTGCACTTTGGTGTCATTTTTTTACACAGATTTTTTACTACATAAAAATTCAGAGCAATACTTCTAATTTTTAAGTGGGTATATATAAACAAATTTTGCACATAGTAATGCACTTTTACCTGATTTTCTGGCCTGTGACAGGGTAAACTGGCTTTGTTTTGAAGGTTTTATTCAGTGAAATGAAAGCATTTAGTTCTCAATTCTTGTCTTTCAGGTCTCATCACCATGGTTATTTTGAGAACATGAGCAATGAGTTACTAGGATGTCAAAACACCTTTACTGTATATTCACATCATGAATGTGGACTGCCTTTTACTCCCATTTGGCTCATCAAGATGCTAGCAAAACTGTTCAGTGATTTAAGAAACCTTCAGAAGTGTAATATATTTTAACTGTGTATAATAAATTAAAGACTCAAAGCACTTTTGGGTGCTTCTGTAACAGACAGCTATGAAATGTTCAGTGATAcctgtgaaaataatttgaaaaacttTTATATCTCTGcctactgtaaaaaaaaaaaaatccttattaaAGCAACATTTGTTATTTCTAGTCTATGTTCACATCAGTGTGTGATCACTATAAAAGCAAACTGTGTTCTGTAAAATCCTGCATTTGGTTTGTGGTTGTACAGGCCAAGGCTGGTGCATAACACTGTGTACATACCAGAAGGATGAGAGTCATGAATAATCATTGAAGAGAATGAAGAATCCCATCAGTGATACTAAGAAATAAACCATGAATTTTAGGTGAAGAAGTGATTCTCAAATTCCTTCCTTCATATTTACCAGAACATTGTTGAGTGCTCATTTTCTTACCTGgggaaataatttctgcaaCAGCCATTTTGTATCACAGCTGTAAACAATAAAAGCAACTTCTCTAATCAGATCCTTTCATTTCTTAGGGACAAATGTGATTTGTGAAGCAAGTGGCACGGAGGGGAGTTGAACTCACACTGCACACTAATGtcaaattcagcattttttctgttttggggaCTAAACTAATGAGTTACAGCAGCAACAGCATTTCTCTacaccttcccttccccttggGAATTCATTTTCTGTCAGAAGCTCCTGCTGAAATTCCAGTTTTATACTCTAGGTGACCATTTACCTTGGTTCATATAACAAGTATGTCCCTTCCTTGGACATTTTGTTGTCAAGGTATTaagtttcaaaacattttcaaggaaGGGCCACTGTTAATGTGTTTGATTCTTACACACAAATCTTTGTTTATAACAAGTCTATAGAATATTCTCTGATCTGTATAAAAACCACTTTGGAAATGGAGTCTTTCTCCTGCATGTCACTTATCTGTTTATGCATGGAAGGACAAAGAAACcatgcagataaaaataaaaaggagaaaggttGAGTTTGTTCATCACTGTacattttttcttacataaaacACCACTCAGTCTCTGTAGGGCAATAAAATGTTGTTCTAGTTTGATTCTCAGAAGAATGCAGATGGTGGCATCTATCAGCACAGCAGATGATAAAGAAACAgtcagacattaaaaaatagttCCTAACTGGTTTGGTAGGTCTGCAGCCCCTGTGTGTTCCTGTACCTGCACTGTCACTTCTGATTTTCATGAGGTGTCTTAACCTGCCTCTTGAGAAAGGGTGAGGAAACTGAAGTTTGGGAACTAAAACTTGCCATGAGGTACCTTAGCCTGGCTGTTCTGCATTCCTGTGTCTAAACGTGTACGTGGGTGAGCGTCGCAGGGCTTCACACACAATGTGTCTTACAGGCCCAAGATGATTGAAAAAAACCAGCCCCAAACCAACTAACCTTTTTTCCTGGAGCTCCAATCATGGCACCTGCAGAAGTACAGGAGTGAAAGAATCCCAGAGGCAGGAACTTGGACACTGCAACCAAGTAGTGGTGCCTCAGTCCTGCAGGATTGTGCACACACCGGGCTTGGGAAGGGGAGAACAGGACTGACAGGCTTTGTTTCCAGGAAGTTTAAAGAGAAGTGATTGCTTTAGAAATCCACCTTGACCAAAGAAATCTGTCACAAAGGCTTATCAGCAACTAAAAAGACTAAAAcattgaataatttctttttcaagggCAAGCAAGGAGCAATACCCAGATAAAGAAAGATGAAATGCACAGTGTAACTCAGCAGATGCAGATAACACTGGTGCTTGGGCAAAATGAGCCTGACAAGTGTGAATTTGGATTTATTTCTACTTCAGGGAGATTAAGGAGCACTCTGTAATCACAGCTCTATTCCAGTGTTGGGAAAACAGGACCTGAGGACAGTTCCAGTTCAGGACTGTCACACTGCATGTCACAGCATGGTCACAGCGAGACACTAGTAGCATTTTACCAGGATACACAAGGTTTAGAAGATGTTTTCTCATGCACgtgtatgtatttgtatatacacacacatatatgcatGCACACTCCTCTACTACTTACTTAATAGACTTACGAAGCCACCGAACATCTTAGGAAAGAAGGCCTGAGACAGTGACTCTGTGTCTTCTtaaaaacaccaggaaaaacaGTTAAGTGTTCACGTCATTTCCCATTCCTGACTCAACACAAACAGAACAGTCATTTCCTTGAAATGGAAAAGTATTTTGAGCAGAGAGTTAGGAGGGCTTTAAGATCTCCCTGCAGAGAGTCCTGGTGTTTACCCAGCACTTGCTGTGGCACCAACAGCTCcaaccagcagtgctggggcaggaggtgaGTGAGCTGCCAAGAGCACTGGCAGGAGCCTCACGCCTCGCACTGCAGCCTTGGTACATGATCTCCTGTAGGTGTTAGCACTTGTCTGGATCAGAAAATGCTCAGATGTCCCTGTTTTCTCCAAAAGagcaaatcacagaatgcttAAAACTACCAGAGTCCTGATGTAGCCATTTCAGAGCTGCAGGggcagagaatcatagaatcatagaaccattcaggttggaaaagccccttgggatcacccagtccaaccctcatccctactctacaaagttctcccctaaaacatctccaccaacaccacatccaaacgacccttaaacacatccagggatggtgactcaaccacctccctgggcagccagttccagtgtccaacaactctctctgtgaagaaattgttcctaatgtccagtctaaccctgccctggtgcagcttgaagcccttccctcctgttctgtcactgattacctgtcagaagagaccagcaccaacctctctacaatgacctttcaggcagttgtagagac containing:
- the MOSPD1 gene encoding motile sperm domain-containing protein 1, which gives rise to MQQQKRQPELVEGNLPVFVFPTELIFYADDQSTHKQVLTLYNPYEFALKFKVLCTTPNKYAVVDATGAVKPQCCVDIVIRHRDVRPSYYGVIDKFRLQVSEQSQRKALGKKEIIATLLPSATEQQQQKEEEEKRIKEHLAESVFFEQTLCQPENRTASSGPSLLTVFLGIVCIAALMLPTLGEMESLVPLYLHLSVNQKLVAAYVLGLITMVILRT